The genome window ATACGATGACGCAAAAGCAAAATGTTATCACTATTATTGGTGAATTACCGTTAGCAACAGCGCAAGTGGTAGCAGGTAGTATTCAGTTTCGGGAGTAAATTATGGTAAAAGAGTGGGCAACAGTAGTCCGTTGGCAAAACGGTAGGGCTTTATTGCGCTATGGTTCTTCGTCCGGCTGTGGCAGTTGTGGTGCTCGTAAAACCTGTGGTTCTTATGCTTTAAGCAAAATAGGGCCAAATACGGAACATGAATTAGAAATTGCGATTGAACAACCGCTAGTTGAAGGGCAAAAAATTGAAGTGGGCATCCCGGAGGGAAGCTTGATCCGTTCAGCGCTATTAGTTTACTTAACGCCTATTTTGGGGTTGTTTATTTTTGCAGGTTTAGCTCAGGCGTTTGATTTTGAGCAGTTTTGGATAGCGATTTCAGGTATAATTGGTGGTATTATTGGCTTTTATATTGCGCGTAGACTAGCCTCAAATTGGCGTGATGATGAAGCTTTTCAACCTGTTGTTTTACAGATAGGGCTACCTCCGAGTGAGCTTTCAGTACAAATTAATTGCTAAATTTCAATATATTGAGTTAGAAGGTTAATTTGATATTATCAATAGAAAGGGGAAACTTATGTTTCCCTTTTTTGTGGATTAGAGTTAATTAACAAACAAATAGTATTATGGCGAACAAAGTTATTAACCTATTTTGTCTGTTTTGAGTTAGAAATTACAATAGATTGACTATGGCTATAGAAGTGGTTGGCGTGAGTTGTATTAATGATGAATTACGGCAACTAATCTATAACCTGATGCAGGTTTACAGTTGTTTTACATTGAATCTTTGTGTTAGCGGGTTCTTATATGTAAAATGCAGCTAATTAACAATCTTGTGATAATCATAGCATTTTAGTTTTGTTGCAATATTTGCACAAAGCTGAT of Providencia rettgeri contains these proteins:
- the rseC gene encoding Sigma-E factor regulatory protein rseC, with translation MVKEWATVVRWQNGRALLRYGSSSGCGSCGARKTCGSYALSKIGPNTEHELEIAIEQPLVEGQKIEVGIPEGSLIRSALLVYLTPILGLFIFAGLAQAFDFEQFWIAISGIIGGIIGFYIARRLASNWRDDEAFQPVVLQIGLPPSELSVQINC